A section of the Paenibacillus aurantius genome encodes:
- a CDS encoding Gfo/Idh/MocA family protein gives MVRIAIVGTGWQGQGLMSSLKAIEGMELVGACDLNADMLAKVVTKFSVPGYADYGRMLDETKPDGVLICTHPQHRYELVKEAAMRGIPCFIEKPPARDLEGARRISDVLEEYGVMNSVGFMYRYSTALQKAKELIAGRRVALVRSCMLDGLAIRPDSPRWFFDKERSGGPVFDQAIHMLDLSRYLFGDIEAAAGFQGNRTVPKGEDFTVEDSASLTLRYRNGIMQSHTHSWAYNGFRMQLELVSDELDLMLDLGKGTLTGTAGGEPVAYESQDALYRLELEAFGRAIREGNPAWIRSTYADSVRSLAVALSAVQALENGQVAYVEEE, from the coding sequence ATGGTACGTATCGCAATAGTAGGAACGGGTTGGCAGGGACAAGGCCTGATGAGCAGCCTGAAGGCAATCGAGGGGATGGAGCTTGTGGGAGCCTGCGACCTGAATGCCGATATGCTGGCCAAAGTCGTCACCAAGTTCTCCGTTCCCGGTTATGCCGATTATGGACGCATGCTGGACGAAACCAAGCCGGATGGGGTATTGATCTGCACCCATCCCCAGCACCGGTACGAGCTGGTTAAAGAAGCCGCCATGCGGGGCATTCCGTGCTTCATCGAGAAGCCTCCGGCCCGCGACCTGGAAGGAGCGCGACGGATCAGCGACGTTCTGGAGGAATACGGCGTGATGAACAGTGTAGGCTTCATGTACCGCTACAGCACGGCACTGCAGAAGGCCAAGGAGCTGATCGCCGGCCGACGGGTCGCACTGGTCCGCAGCTGCATGCTGGACGGCCTTGCCATCCGGCCGGATTCGCCTCGATGGTTCTTTGATAAAGAACGGTCGGGCGGTCCGGTTTTCGATCAGGCGATCCACATGCTGGATCTGTCCCGTTATTTATTTGGGGATATCGAGGCCGCCGCCGGGTTTCAGGGAAATCGGACGGTCCCCAAAGGGGAGGACTTCACCGTGGAGGACAGCGCCTCCCTTACCCTTCGATACCGGAACGGGATCATGCAGAGCCACACCCATTCTTGGGCCTACAACGGTTTCCGGATGCAGCTGGAGCTCGTGTCCGACGAGCTTGACCTTATGCTCGATCTCGGCAAGGGGACGCTGACGGGAACGGCGGGAGGTGAGCCGGTGGCCTACGAAAGCCAGGACGCCCTTTACCGGCTGGAGCTGGAGGCTTTCGGCCGGGCCATTCGCGAGGGAAATCCCGCCTGGATCCGTTCCACCTACGCGGACAGCGTCCGCTCACTGGCCGTCGCCCTTTCGGCCGTCCAGGCACTGGAAAACGGGCAGGTTGCGTACGTGGAGGAAGAGTAG
- a CDS encoding cold-shock protein, producing the protein MYNKRIPLEDLPHEETKVWTCRDENCKGWIRDNFAFEHVPSCPLCHSAMVSSVKRLPSVANSSKGQKTR; encoded by the coding sequence ATGTATAACAAACGAATTCCGCTGGAGGATCTTCCGCATGAAGAAACCAAGGTATGGACTTGCCGGGATGAAAACTGCAAAGGATGGATCCGGGATAATTTTGCTTTCGAGCATGTCCCGTCATGCCCCTTGTGCCATTCCGCTATGGTGAGCAGTGTGAAACGGCTGCCTTCGGTGGCTAACAGCAGCAAGGGCCAGAAAACCAGGTAA
- the hemE gene encoding uroporphyrinogen decarboxylase, with amino-acid sequence MAYNDTFIRACRKQEVDVLPVWYMRQAGRYDPDYRKIKENYSLLEICRQPELAAEVTLMPVKKLGVDAAILYSDIMNPVASIGIDFDIVKNIGPVIDNPIRTAEDVARLRPIDVEGDLSHILETIRILDRELTVPLITFAGAPFTIASYLIEGRPSKSYIRTKEMMYGEPKVWFQLMDKLGDMVIAYLKAQIQAGAKAVQLFDSWVGALSPSDFQMYVLPTIERIFREISHLEQPKIYFPGVSSGELLPTLTRLQADVIGLDWRVAIPEGRRRTDNRFAVQGNLDPYVLTAPMALIKEQAKAIIDQGIQSPGYIFNLGHGLFPEASLDKLKELTDFVHDYSRTALQAAVKGGK; translated from the coding sequence ATGGCTTACAACGATACGTTTATCCGCGCCTGCCGCAAGCAGGAGGTGGACGTGCTCCCGGTCTGGTACATGCGCCAGGCGGGAAGATATGATCCGGACTACCGCAAGATTAAAGAGAACTACAGCCTGCTCGAAATTTGCCGGCAGCCGGAGCTCGCGGCCGAGGTTACCTTGATGCCCGTCAAGAAGCTCGGAGTGGACGCGGCTATTCTTTATTCCGATATTATGAATCCGGTTGCTTCCATCGGGATTGATTTTGATATTGTAAAGAACATCGGGCCGGTTATCGACAATCCGATCCGGACCGCAGAGGACGTCGCCCGCCTGCGCCCGATCGATGTGGAAGGGGACCTTTCCCATATTCTCGAGACCATCCGGATCCTGGACCGGGAGCTCACCGTTCCACTCATTACATTCGCCGGGGCTCCCTTTACCATTGCGAGCTACCTGATCGAGGGCCGTCCTTCCAAAAGCTATATCCGTACCAAGGAAATGATGTACGGCGAGCCGAAGGTCTGGTTCCAGCTCATGGACAAGCTGGGCGATATGGTCATCGCCTATCTGAAGGCTCAGATCCAGGCCGGGGCGAAGGCCGTCCAGCTGTTCGATTCGTGGGTTGGAGCTTTGTCCCCTTCCGATTTTCAGATGTATGTGCTTCCGACCATCGAACGGATATTCCGGGAGATTTCCCATTTGGAGCAGCCTAAAATCTACTTCCCGGGGGTAAGCTCGGGAGAGCTGCTGCCGACTTTAACCCGTCTTCAAGCGGACGTCATCGGCCTCGACTGGAGGGTCGCTATTCCGGAAGGGCGGCGCCGGACGGACAACCGGTTTGCCGTTCAGGGCAACCTGGATCCTTACGTGCTGACGGCCCCTATGGCGCTTATCAAGGAGCAGGCCAAAGCGATCATCGACCAGGGGATCCAGAGCCCCGGGTATATTTTCAATCTTGGACACGGCTTGTTCCCGGAAGCGTCGCTCGACAAGCTGAAGGAGCTGACCGATTTCGTGCACGACTATTCGCGGACGGCTCTTCAGGCGGCCGTTAAGGGAGGCAAGTAA
- a CDS encoding sugar phosphate isomerase/epimerase family protein has translation MKIAMISANYFGRATGYRTSMDEWGAAERRVIERASLEEFDRICGDIAGAGFRHMELWMAHAFPKFMTPFLAEEMKAVWERHELEVIGYSCSLGDPVKWPRWTRLCFEACHMLGIKQIASGLSPEGASAVYGLCQEYGIRVVVENHPEKHPEEIQRVIGDYGDWLGACVDTGWFATQGFPAPEAIRQLKGQLMHVHLKDVREQGTHHSVPLRQGVADIAGCVDALREIGYEGTVSIEQESGDHDPTEDCAEGLRWLKQELELEP, from the coding sequence GTGAAGATCGCGATGATCAGCGCCAATTATTTCGGGAGAGCTACGGGGTACCGGACCAGCATGGACGAGTGGGGAGCGGCGGAGCGAAGGGTCATCGAACGGGCGAGCCTCGAGGAGTTCGACCGGATCTGCGGGGATATCGCCGGAGCGGGATTCCGGCATATGGAGCTTTGGATGGCCCATGCTTTTCCTAAATTCATGACTCCCTTTCTTGCCGAGGAAATGAAGGCGGTATGGGAGAGGCACGAGCTGGAGGTCATCGGGTATTCGTGCTCGCTAGGGGACCCTGTTAAATGGCCGCGCTGGACGCGGCTGTGCTTTGAAGCCTGTCACATGCTCGGAATCAAGCAGATCGCGAGCGGGTTGTCCCCGGAGGGGGCATCCGCCGTTTACGGACTATGCCAAGAATACGGCATCCGGGTTGTCGTGGAGAACCATCCCGAGAAGCATCCCGAAGAGATCCAGCGGGTCATCGGGGATTACGGGGATTGGCTGGGGGCTTGTGTGGATACCGGTTGGTTCGCTACCCAAGGCTTTCCGGCACCGGAAGCCATCCGGCAGCTGAAGGGTCAGCTTATGCACGTGCACCTGAAGGACGTGCGGGAGCAGGGGACGCATCATTCTGTGCCGCTCCGCCAAGGGGTGGCGGACATAGCCGGCTGCGTGGACGCGTTGAGGGAAATCGGCTACGAGGGGACAGTCTCTATTGAGCAGGAATCCGGTGACCATGATCCTACGGAGGATTGCGCAGAAGGGCTTCGCTGGCTGAAGCAGGAGCTGGAACTTGAGCCCTAA
- a CDS encoding cold-shock protein, whose translation METGTVKWFNAEKGFGFIEREGGDDVFVHFSAIQGEGFKSLDEGQRVEFQVVQGNRGPQAENVVKVY comes from the coding sequence ATGGAAACAGGAACAGTGAAATGGTTTAACGCAGAGAAAGGCTTCGGCTTTATCGAAAGAGAAGGCGGAGACGACGTTTTCGTTCATTTCTCGGCTATCCAAGGCGAAGGCTTCAAGTCCCTGGACGAAGGCCAGCGCGTGGAATTCCAAGTGGTTCAAGGAAACCGTGGACCGCAAGCCGAAAATGTAGTTAAAGTATACTAA
- a CDS encoding carbohydrate ABC transporter permease, with product MYHKTLPYRMFSLFNYVFLAVIAFLCMLPLVHTLAVSLSGRAPANANLVGLLPIDFTWDAYHKTLSNANFLHSLWISVIRTVIGTAIAMAVTFLTAYPLSKESTVFRSRTWYSWFFVVTLLFGGGLVPTYIIIQKLGLMNSLWALILPGAIDVWLLVLLLNFFRGIPHALEEAALIDGAGQFRILLLIYLPLSLPAIATLSLFKMVGHWNAWFDGLIYLKNIQDYPLATFLQTILIQIDSTQLSSLGREMENISNNTVKAAQIFIGALPILMVYPFLQKYFVKGMVVGSVKE from the coding sequence TTGTACCACAAAACGCTGCCCTACCGCATGTTCAGCCTCTTCAATTACGTATTCCTGGCCGTCATCGCCTTCCTGTGCATGCTTCCGCTCGTTCACACCCTAGCCGTCTCGCTGAGCGGCCGCGCTCCGGCCAATGCGAACCTCGTGGGTCTGCTTCCGATCGATTTCACCTGGGACGCCTACCACAAGACGCTGTCCAACGCCAATTTCCTACACTCCCTCTGGATCTCCGTGATCCGGACGGTTATCGGGACCGCGATCGCCATGGCGGTTACCTTCCTCACGGCGTATCCGCTTTCCAAGGAGTCGACTGTCTTCCGCAGCCGGACATGGTATTCCTGGTTCTTCGTTGTTACCCTCCTGTTCGGCGGGGGGCTTGTGCCCACCTACATCATCATCCAGAAACTGGGGCTGATGAACTCGCTCTGGGCGCTGATCCTTCCGGGCGCCATCGATGTGTGGCTGCTTGTGCTGCTGCTTAACTTCTTCCGGGGCATCCCCCATGCGCTGGAGGAGGCGGCGCTGATCGACGGGGCGGGACAATTCCGCATTCTTCTGCTCATCTACCTGCCTCTCTCCCTGCCGGCTATCGCGACCCTTTCCCTGTTCAAAATGGTCGGCCACTGGAACGCCTGGTTCGACGGCCTGATCTACCTGAAAAACATTCAGGATTATCCGCTCGCCACCTTCCTGCAGACGATACTGATCCAGATCGATTCCACCCAGCTCTCTTCTCTCGGGCGCGAGATGGAGAATATCTCCAACAACACGGTAAAAGCAGCCCAGATTTTCATCGGGGCGCTGCCCATTCTGATGGTCTATCCGTTCCTGCAGAAGTACTTTGTGAAGGGAATGGTCGTCGGGTCGGTTAAGGAATAA
- the hemH gene encoding ferrochelatase: protein MTKKTIGVLVMSYGTPESLDQVEAYYTHIRRGSPPSAEQLKELTDRYEAIVGGFFPLRENTNQQVSALEETLNREHPEYEFRCYQGLKHASPFIEDGVEAMAKDGITEAVGVVLAPHYSVMSVGGYIKRAKEKAEETGLSIRFVRSYQTHPSLIQALTERVEKALGLFEGVPAKGIRVLFSAHSLPEKILEMNDPYPEQLLETAKAVAERAGVEAWQFAWQSAGRTATPWLGPDILDVLETLKREEAVENVLVCPVGFVSDHLEVLYDLDIEAKRKAAELGIHLERTESLNTDPLYMHTLSDVVAAEVERKG from the coding sequence ATGACGAAGAAGACGATCGGCGTTCTCGTGATGTCGTACGGCACCCCCGAAAGCCTAGATCAGGTGGAGGCTTACTACACCCATATCCGCCGGGGCAGCCCTCCCTCCGCCGAGCAGCTGAAGGAACTGACAGACCGCTATGAGGCAATCGTGGGAGGCTTTTTCCCTCTGAGGGAGAATACGAACCAGCAGGTAAGCGCCTTGGAAGAAACGCTGAACCGGGAGCACCCGGAGTATGAGTTCCGCTGCTACCAAGGACTTAAGCATGCCAGTCCGTTCATCGAGGACGGGGTGGAGGCCATGGCGAAGGACGGCATTACGGAAGCGGTAGGCGTGGTGCTGGCCCCTCATTATTCCGTGATGAGCGTAGGCGGCTATATCAAGCGGGCGAAGGAGAAAGCGGAAGAGACCGGGCTTTCGATCCGTTTTGTTCGAAGCTACCAAACCCATCCTTCGCTTATCCAAGCCCTTACGGAGAGGGTGGAGAAGGCACTAGGCTTGTTCGAGGGGGTGCCGGCGAAGGGGATCCGGGTTCTTTTTAGCGCTCACAGCCTGCCGGAGAAGATTCTCGAGATGAACGATCCTTACCCCGAGCAGCTTTTGGAAACGGCAAAAGCCGTTGCGGAGCGGGCGGGTGTGGAGGCATGGCAGTTCGCCTGGCAGAGCGCGGGGCGGACGGCAACCCCATGGCTAGGACCGGACATTCTCGACGTGCTGGAGACGCTGAAGCGGGAGGAAGCCGTGGAGAACGTGCTGGTGTGCCCGGTCGGGTTTGTTTCCGATCATCTGGAGGTTCTGTACGACCTGGATATCGAGGCAAAGCGGAAAGCCGCTGAGCTTGGCATTCATCTCGAGCGGACGGAGTCGCTTAATACCGACCCGCTGTACATGCATACCCTTAGCGATGTGGTGGCGGCGGAAGTGGAGAGGAAGGGATAG
- the hemG gene encoding protoporphyrinogen oxidase yields the protein MQEAARKVMIIGGGITGLSAAFYVQKLFKEKGVPVEITLVEKSGKWGGRIETLRRDGFVLEKGPDSFLARKLPIIELSRDLGIENELVGQGAKGKRSYILHHGKLHPMPAGMVLAIPTDLTAFMETGLVSPEGKARALEDLTLPKSEDPGDESLGHFLSRRLGPEVLENIAEPLLAGIYAGDTYALSLQATFPQFKDAEQKYGSLIQGMQESRKASAASAGSQEAIPEAARGSMFLSYRNGLQSLVDALLEALQGVKRLAAAAVKVDRTESGSRVTMENGEVYETDSLILALPNYTMAELLPELPAVQRLGQVDYISVANVILAYNAEEIETSFDGSGFVIPRKEGRFITACTWTSTKWSHIAPPDKVVLRCYVGRSGEEGWTGMTDEEIVRKVKQEVRELMGIEAEPLFHEINRLYRSMPQYPVGHLDQIREARKELQEKHPGVFVTGSGFHGVGLPDCIRQGREAAEECLLHLAGTGTPGRRC from the coding sequence ATGCAGGAAGCTGCCCGTAAGGTTATGATCATCGGGGGAGGCATCACGGGATTAAGCGCCGCTTTCTATGTGCAGAAGCTGTTTAAGGAGAAGGGCGTTCCCGTGGAGATCACCCTGGTGGAGAAGAGCGGCAAATGGGGAGGACGCATCGAGACGCTTCGCCGGGACGGCTTCGTGCTCGAGAAAGGGCCGGATTCCTTTCTGGCCCGCAAGCTCCCGATCATTGAATTGTCTCGGGATCTCGGGATCGAGAACGAGCTGGTGGGCCAAGGCGCCAAGGGCAAGCGTTCGTATATTCTTCATCACGGCAAGCTTCATCCGATGCCCGCCGGCATGGTGCTGGCCATTCCTACCGATCTGACCGCTTTTATGGAGACCGGCCTCGTTTCCCCGGAAGGCAAAGCAAGGGCGCTGGAGGATTTGACCCTTCCCAAAAGCGAGGATCCGGGCGACGAATCGCTCGGACATTTTCTCTCGCGGCGGCTTGGGCCGGAAGTGCTCGAGAACATTGCCGAGCCGCTTCTTGCCGGCATCTACGCAGGCGATACGTATGCCTTGAGTCTGCAGGCGACCTTCCCGCAGTTCAAGGACGCGGAGCAGAAGTATGGAAGCCTCATCCAGGGCATGCAGGAAAGCCGCAAAGCTTCCGCCGCCTCGGCCGGGAGCCAGGAGGCGATTCCGGAGGCGGCGAGGGGAAGCATGTTCCTCTCGTACCGGAATGGACTTCAATCGCTGGTGGATGCTCTTCTTGAAGCCCTCCAGGGAGTGAAACGCCTGGCCGCCGCGGCGGTGAAGGTGGATCGGACGGAAAGCGGCTCCCGGGTTACGATGGAGAACGGAGAGGTGTACGAGACGGACAGCCTGATTCTGGCGCTGCCGAATTACACGATGGCGGAGCTGCTTCCGGAGCTCCCCGCCGTCCAGCGGCTGGGCCAGGTGGACTATATCTCGGTGGCCAACGTTATCCTGGCTTACAACGCGGAGGAGATCGAGACGTCCTTCGACGGCTCCGGCTTCGTCATTCCGCGCAAGGAGGGCCGCTTCATCACGGCTTGCACGTGGACCTCTACGAAGTGGTCCCATATCGCTCCGCCGGATAAAGTCGTTCTGCGCTGCTATGTCGGAAGATCCGGCGAGGAAGGCTGGACCGGCATGACCGACGAGGAGATCGTCCGGAAGGTGAAGCAGGAGGTCCGGGAGCTGATGGGGATCGAGGCGGAGCCGCTCTTCCATGAGATCAACCGCCTGTACCGCTCCATGCCCCAGTATCCCGTCGGTCATCTGGATCAGATCCGGGAGGCCCGGAAGGAGCTTCAGGAGAAGCATCCCGGCGTTTTCGTCACCGGCTCTGGCTTTCATGGAGTGGGGCTGCCCGATTGCATCCGGCAGGGACGAGAGGCGGCTGAGGAATGTCTGCTTCATTTGGCGGGAACCGGCACGCCGGGTCGACGCTGTTAA
- a CDS encoding helix-turn-helix transcriptional regulator, translating to MLLLTESQMLDPRTGVHFAWHDTLLYLSGTPHTHEYFELFLMAEGRLLHRIQDKILPLAEGELVFIRPSDVHTYESAGDAPSRLVNLAFSRKMVADLFVYLGLDLAAHPLLTSPLPPSRRLDDVSRKKLIRRLELLTEIPSSRKEEIRLLARSLIAELLHQHFLRPEEPEDWFERLVGTMSEREHFVAGIPRLRELSPCSYEHVCRRFKKTFGCSPSEWINERRLAYAANLLRHTDRSVLETAGEAGFDNPAYFHTLFKARYGVTPLHYRKREKRLLIP from the coding sequence ATGCTTCTTTTGACCGAAAGCCAGATGCTTGATCCGCGTACAGGAGTCCATTTCGCTTGGCACGATACCCTTCTGTATTTATCCGGAACCCCTCATACCCATGAATACTTCGAGCTGTTCCTCATGGCGGAGGGCAGGCTCCTCCATCGCATCCAAGACAAGATCCTGCCGCTTGCCGAGGGGGAGCTGGTGTTCATCCGCCCTTCGGATGTGCATACCTATGAAAGCGCCGGAGATGCCCCCTCCCGGCTCGTTAACCTGGCGTTCTCCCGCAAAATGGTGGCCGACCTGTTCGTCTACCTGGGACTGGATCTGGCGGCTCATCCCTTGCTCACCTCCCCGCTGCCTCCTTCCCGGCGGCTCGATGATGTCAGCCGGAAGAAGCTTATCCGCCGGCTGGAGCTCTTGACGGAAATCCCCTCCTCCCGCAAGGAAGAGATTCGCCTGCTGGCCCGTTCCCTCATTGCCGAGCTTCTCCATCAGCATTTCCTCCGTCCGGAGGAGCCCGAGGACTGGTTTGAGCGGCTGGTCGGAACGATGAGCGAGCGGGAGCATTTTGTCGCGGGCATCCCCCGGCTGCGGGAGCTCTCCCCCTGCTCCTATGAACACGTCTGCCGGCGCTTCAAGAAGACGTTCGGGTGTTCCCCTTCGGAGTGGATTAACGAAAGGCGGCTCGCCTATGCCGCCAATCTGCTACGCCACACGGACCGGAGCGTGCTGGAGACAGCCGGGGAAGCGGGCTTTGACAACCCCGCTTACTTTCATACCCTTTTCAAGGCCCGCTACGGGGTGACCCCTCTCCATTACCGCAAGCGAGAAAAACGTCTCCTGATCCCCTAA
- the hemL gene encoding glutamate-1-semialdehyde 2,1-aminomutase, protein MTQSGSRRDSRSREAFEEAKKVIPGGVNSPVRAFKSVGLTPVFAERGQGSKVYDIDGNEFIDYIGSWGPLIMGHAHPEVVEALKKTAERGTSFGMPTELETVMARLVCERVPSLDIVRMVNSGTEATMSALRLARGYTGRSKIVKFEGSYHGHADSLLIKAGSGVATLGLPDSPGVPEGVAVNTITVPYNDLDSVKLAFEKFGEEIAAIIVEPVAGNMGVVPPAEGFLQGLRDVTSRYGSLLIFDEVMTGFRVDYHCAQGLYGITPDLTCLGKVIGGGLPVGAYGGRREIMEQIAPSGPIYQAGTLSGNPLAMAAGFTTLSLLTPAVYEELERKAARLEEGFRRNAEEAGVARTINRVGSMVCPFFTAEKVVNYETAKTSDLGRFTRYFSRLLDLGIVIAPSQFEGMFVSAAHSDEDIEVTIAANREALQGL, encoded by the coding sequence ATGACGCAATCAGGCAGCCGGAGGGACAGCCGGTCCCGCGAAGCTTTCGAGGAGGCCAAGAAGGTCATCCCCGGCGGGGTGAACAGCCCGGTCCGGGCATTTAAATCCGTAGGACTGACGCCGGTATTTGCGGAACGCGGGCAGGGCAGCAAAGTATACGACATCGACGGCAACGAGTTTATCGACTATATCGGCTCTTGGGGGCCGCTCATTATGGGGCATGCCCATCCGGAGGTCGTCGAGGCGCTGAAGAAGACGGCCGAGCGGGGAACGAGCTTCGGGATGCCGACCGAGCTCGAAACGGTGATGGCCCGGCTCGTCTGCGAGCGTGTGCCGTCGCTCGATATCGTCCGGATGGTGAACAGCGGAACGGAAGCGACCATGAGCGCCCTGCGGCTCGCCCGCGGCTATACGGGCCGCAGCAAGATCGTAAAGTTTGAGGGAAGCTACCACGGCCATGCGGACTCCCTGCTGATCAAAGCGGGCTCGGGAGTGGCGACTCTCGGTCTTCCGGACAGCCCGGGGGTACCGGAGGGGGTGGCCGTCAACACAATTACCGTCCCGTATAATGATCTGGATTCGGTCAAGCTGGCTTTTGAGAAGTTCGGCGAAGAGATCGCCGCGATTATCGTGGAGCCGGTAGCGGGCAACATGGGCGTCGTTCCACCGGCGGAAGGGTTCCTGCAAGGGCTCCGCGACGTAACGTCCCGCTATGGCAGCCTGCTCATCTTCGACGAGGTGATGACCGGTTTCCGCGTGGACTACCACTGCGCCCAAGGGCTTTACGGCATTACGCCGGACTTGACCTGCCTAGGCAAGGTCATCGGCGGGGGGCTGCCGGTCGGGGCTTACGGCGGACGCCGCGAGATCATGGAGCAGATCGCCCCGAGCGGACCGATCTACCAGGCGGGCACGCTGTCCGGCAACCCGCTTGCCATGGCTGCGGGCTTTACGACGCTGAGCCTGCTGACCCCGGCGGTGTACGAGGAGCTGGAGCGCAAGGCGGCCCGGCTCGAGGAAGGTTTCCGCCGCAACGCAGAGGAGGCCGGGGTGGCCAGAACGATCAACCGCGTGGGCTCCATGGTGTGCCCGTTCTTCACGGCGGAGAAGGTTGTGAACTACGAGACGGCCAAAACCTCCGATCTGGGTCGGTTTACCCGTTATTTCTCCCGCTTGCTCGACCTCGGCATCGTGATCGCGCCTTCCCAGTTTGAAGGCATGTTTGTATCCGCGGCGCACAGTGATGAGGATATCGAAGTGACGATAGCCGCGAACCGCGAGGCTCTCCAAGGACTGTAA
- a CDS encoding ABC transporter permease has translation MLLPGVILALLFHYLPMFGVVIAFQEYKPYLGVTGSDWVGLKHFRAIFERIDSLQVIWNTLLIAALKIAFMILVPVVFALLLNEVRKMAFKRLVQTLVYLPHFLSWVILGAILTDLLSPEGGLVNRVLQEWFGIPPVFFLGNGDWFRFTVVTSEVWKEFGFSTIIYLASLAGINPELYEAAEADGASRWKQTLHITIPSLVPIMTVCATLSLSSILSAGFDQIFNLYNPLVYDKGDIIDTYVYRVGILSQKLSFATAIGLFKSVVSCILILSVYRIALKTANYRIF, from the coding sequence ATGCTGCTGCCCGGTGTCATCCTGGCCCTTCTGTTCCATTACCTGCCGATGTTCGGCGTGGTCATCGCCTTCCAGGAATACAAGCCCTACCTGGGCGTAACCGGGTCCGACTGGGTCGGCCTGAAGCACTTCCGCGCCATTTTCGAACGGATCGACAGTCTGCAGGTCATCTGGAATACGCTCCTGATCGCGGCGCTTAAGATCGCTTTCATGATTCTCGTCCCGGTCGTGTTCGCACTGCTTCTGAACGAGGTCCGCAAAATGGCGTTCAAGCGGCTCGTCCAGACGCTGGTCTATCTTCCGCATTTCCTGTCCTGGGTTATCCTCGGGGCCATTCTGACCGACCTTCTCTCACCGGAAGGGGGACTGGTCAACCGGGTACTGCAGGAATGGTTCGGGATCCCACCGGTGTTCTTCCTCGGCAACGGAGACTGGTTCCGGTTTACCGTCGTGACAAGTGAAGTGTGGAAGGAGTTCGGGTTCAGCACCATCATTTACCTTGCGTCGCTCGCGGGCATCAATCCCGAGCTCTATGAGGCGGCCGAAGCCGACGGAGCTTCCCGCTGGAAGCAGACGCTTCACATCACCATCCCGAGCTTGGTGCCGATCATGACCGTTTGCGCGACCCTTTCGCTGAGCAGCATTCTGAGCGCAGGCTTCGACCAGATCTTTAACCTGTACAACCCGCTCGTCTACGACAAAGGGGACATTATCGATACGTACGTTTACCGGGTCGGCATCCTGAGCCAGAAGCTCAGCTTCGCCACCGCCATCGGACTATTCAAATCTGTCGTTAGCTGCATCCTGATCCTGTCGGTCTACCGCATCGCACTCAAGACGGCCAACTACCGCATCTTCTAG